One window of Fusobacterium polymorphum genomic DNA carries:
- the glmU gene encoding bifunctional UDP-N-acetylglucosamine diphosphorylase/glucosamine-1-phosphate N-acetyltransferase GlmU, with the protein MKSIIMAAGKGTRMKSDLPKVVHLAHGKPMVVRIIDALNALDVEENILILGHKKEKVLEVLGNEVSYVVQEEQLGTGHAVKQAIPKIKDYDGDVLIINGDIPLIRKQTLIDFYNFYKSENADGIILSAIFENPFSYGRVLKEGNKVLRIVEEKEANEEQKKVKEINAGVYIFKAQDLVKALEKINNNNEKGEYYITDVIEILSNENKKVISYSLEDSMEIQGVNSKVELALVSKVLRERKNTSLMEDGVILIDPNTTYIDDEVKIGRDTTIYPNVTLQGNTEIGENSEILSGTRIIDSKIYDNVRIESSVIEESIVENGVTIGPYAHLRLKSHLKENVHIGNFVETKKSTLEKGVKAGHLTYLGDAHIGEKTNIGAGTITCNYDGKNKFKTEIGKEVFIGSDTMLVAPVTVGDNSLIGAGSVITKDVPSDSLSVERSKQIIKEGWKK; encoded by the coding sequence ATGAAGTCAATTATTATGGCTGCTGGAAAAGGAACAAGAATGAAATCTGATTTACCAAAAGTTGTTCATCTAGCACATGGAAAACCTATGGTTGTTAGAATCATAGATGCTTTAAATGCTCTTGATGTTGAAGAAAATATTTTAATACTTGGGCATAAGAAAGAAAAAGTTTTAGAAGTTTTAGGAAATGAAGTAAGTTATGTTGTTCAAGAAGAACAACTAGGAACAGGACATGCTGTTAAACAAGCTATTCCAAAGATAAAAGACTATGATGGAGATGTTTTGATAATCAATGGCGATATTCCTCTAATTAGAAAACAAACTTTAATAGACTTCTATAATTTCTATAAAAGTGAAAATGCTGATGGTATTATCTTATCTGCTATCTTTGAAAATCCATTTAGCTATGGTAGAGTATTAAAAGAAGGAAACAAAGTTTTAAGAATTGTTGAAGAAAAGGAAGCAAATGAAGAACAAAAGAAAGTTAAAGAAATAAATGCAGGAGTATACATTTTTAAGGCTCAAGACTTAGTTAAAGCCTTAGAAAAAATAAATAACAACAATGAAAAAGGTGAATACTATATAACTGATGTTATAGAAATATTATCTAATGAAAATAAAAAGGTTATTTCATATTCTCTTGAAGACAGTATGGAAATTCAAGGTGTAAACTCAAAAGTTGAGTTGGCACTTGTTTCAAAAGTTTTAAGAGAAAGAAAAAATACTTCTCTTATGGAAGATGGAGTTATCTTAATAGACCCTAATACTACATACATTGATGATGAAGTAAAAATTGGTAGAGATACAACTATCTATCCTAATGTAACTTTACAAGGAAATACGGAAATTGGAGAAAATTCTGAAATATTATCAGGAACAAGAATTATAGACAGTAAAATATATGATAATGTTAGAATTGAAAGCTCTGTCATTGAAGAAAGTATAGTTGAAAATGGTGTAACTATTGGACCTTATGCTCATTTAAGACTAAAATCTCATTTGAAAGAAAATGTACATATTGGTAACTTTGTTGAAACTAAGAAATCTACCCTTGAAAAAGGAGTTAAAGCTGGACATCTAACTTATTTAGGTGATGCTCATATCGGCGAAAAAACTAACATAGGTGCAGGTACTATAACATGTAACTATGATGGTAAAAATAAATTTAAAACAGAAATTGGTAAAGAAGTTTTTATAGGAAGTGACACTATGCTAGTTGCTCCTGTAACTGTTGGGGATAATTCCCTTATTGGTGCTGGTTCAGTTATAACAAAAGATGTCCCTAGTGACTCTTTGAGTGTTGAAAGAAGTAAACAAATAATAAAGGAAGGGTGGAAAAAGTAA
- a CDS encoding ribose-phosphate diphosphokinase has translation MINFNNVKIFSGSSNLELAKKIAEKSGLQLGKAEIQRFKDGEVYIEIEETVRGRDVFVVQSTSEPVNENLMELLIFVDALKRASAKTINVIIPYYGYARQDRKSKPREPITSKLVANLLTTAGVNRVIAMDLHADQIQGFFDIPVDHMQALPLMVRYFKERGFYGDDIVVVSPDVGGVKRARKLAEKLDCKIAIIDKRRPKPNVAEVMNLIGEVEGKIAIFIDDMIDTAGTITNGADAIAQRGAKEVYACCSHAVFSDPAIERLEKSALKEVIITDSIALPERKRIDKIKILSVDSVFADAIDRITNNKSVSELFE, from the coding sequence ATGATAAATTTTAATAATGTTAAAATTTTCTCTGGAAGTTCAAATTTAGAATTAGCAAAAAAAATCGCAGAAAAATCAGGTTTACAACTTGGAAAGGCAGAAATTCAAAGATTCAAAGATGGAGAAGTCTATATTGAAATTGAAGAAACTGTTAGAGGGAGAGATGTATTTGTTGTTCAATCTACTTCTGAACCTGTAAATGAAAATCTTATGGAACTTTTAATATTTGTTGATGCTTTAAAAAGAGCCTCAGCTAAAACCATAAATGTTATTATTCCATACTATGGTTATGCTAGACAAGATAGAAAGTCTAAACCTAGAGAACCAATTACTTCTAAACTTGTTGCAAATTTACTTACAACAGCTGGTGTAAACAGAGTTATTGCTATGGATTTACATGCTGACCAAATCCAAGGTTTCTTTGATATTCCAGTTGACCATATGCAAGCATTACCTCTAATGGTAAGATACTTTAAAGAAAGAGGTTTTTATGGAGATGATATTGTTGTAGTTTCTCCTGATGTTGGTGGAGTTAAAAGAGCTAGAAAATTAGCAGAAAAGTTAGATTGTAAAATAGCAATTATAGATAAAAGAAGACCAAAACCTAATGTTGCAGAAGTTATGAATTTAATTGGGGAAGTTGAAGGAAAAATTGCTATATTTATAGATGATATGATAGATACAGCAGGAACTATTACAAATGGTGCAGATGCAATAGCTCAAAGAGGTGCAAAAGAAGTATATGCTTGTTGTTCACATGCAGTATTCTCTGATCCAGCAATAGAAAGATTAGAAAAATCTGCTTTAAAAGAAGTAATAATTACAGATTCAATAGCTTTACCTGAAAGAAAAAGAATAGACAAAATTAAAATATTATCAGTGGATTCTGTTTTTGCAGATGCAATAGATAGAATTACTAATAATAAATCAGTATCAGAGTTATTTGAATAA